The following are from one region of the Mycolicibacterium helvum genome:
- a CDS encoding acyltransferase family protein gives MRASEGRQSRRSEQDYFRPDIEGLRAVAVTAVVLFHAAVPGIGGGYVGVDVFFVISGFLITGLLWREVSRTDTVRLRNFYGARARRLLPASAAVGVVTAIGAAVLLPPLQARTVLVDGIYSALYVSNYRFVLQGVDYSAASLPPSPFLHYWSLGVEEQFYLVWAPLFLGTAWLVRRRHRARQDTSSRGNPSRRAYLAVLTLVATISLALSLAISYWAPFVAFFSLPTRAWQLATGGLVALTAGQWRRMSPRVAAITGWAGLAVILVACVWLTAATLYPGVAALLPTLGAALVIGAGCATPQRGCGRLLVLPPMRSIGRISYSWYLWHWPVLIFAPILLGHSLGLGARLSAALLSAGLAVLTLRFIENPLRFAPTIRDSAGRSLCLGAIATVIAVCAGVALLRVVSVPVGLGAPVAPLNFSQLPRPQANWNVADYDAAVRQGFAEVQAAVVASADLKVVPSNLEPPLADAAAELGDLYVSGCLLAGWQANPHECAAGDTSSPTTVAVVGDSHAAMWNQAFRKVADQRGWRLEMLVKAGCPLLDLPIRSPQLHREYTECEQWRPQVLDRLRAEHPRLVVVNMSRQYGVDSGYASGIASYGPAWIDSLTALVRQLRDTGAEVLVLGPVPDPQSAPTCLSAHLDDATACSPARATAVNQSGIAAEAAATKAGGGQYADLTDLFCTVDRCPVIVGNTLVYVEKHLTIEYVRLLTPVMGALMDRAIAVGR, from the coding sequence CTGAGAGCTAGCGAAGGACGGCAAAGTCGGCGCTCCGAACAGGACTACTTTCGCCCGGACATCGAGGGTTTGCGCGCAGTCGCGGTGACGGCCGTGGTGCTGTTCCACGCTGCGGTACCCGGCATCGGTGGCGGCTACGTGGGTGTCGACGTGTTCTTCGTCATCTCGGGGTTCCTGATCACCGGCCTGCTGTGGCGTGAGGTGAGCAGGACCGACACTGTGCGCCTACGCAACTTCTATGGCGCTCGGGCCCGCCGACTCCTCCCAGCGTCGGCAGCGGTCGGTGTCGTCACCGCGATCGGCGCGGCTGTCCTATTGCCCCCGCTACAGGCCAGAACGGTCCTTGTCGACGGCATCTACAGCGCGCTCTATGTCAGCAATTACCGCTTCGTCCTCCAAGGGGTCGACTACTCAGCCGCTTCCCTTCCGCCGTCTCCATTCCTGCATTACTGGTCATTGGGCGTCGAGGAGCAGTTCTACCTGGTGTGGGCGCCGTTGTTCCTCGGTACGGCGTGGCTGGTCAGGCGAAGGCACCGGGCTCGACAGGACACAAGCTCCCGCGGAAATCCCTCGCGCAGGGCGTATTTGGCCGTCCTGACGCTGGTTGCGACGATTTCTCTCGCACTGTCGCTGGCTATCTCGTACTGGGCACCATTTGTGGCATTCTTTTCACTGCCCACCCGAGCCTGGCAGCTAGCCACCGGCGGGCTGGTCGCTCTGACCGCCGGCCAATGGCGCCGCATGTCACCACGCGTCGCCGCGATCACCGGATGGGCGGGGCTGGCGGTCATTCTGGTCGCCTGCGTCTGGTTGACCGCGGCCACCCTCTATCCCGGTGTCGCCGCACTGTTGCCCACTCTGGGCGCGGCACTCGTGATCGGCGCCGGTTGCGCGACCCCGCAGCGCGGGTGCGGTCGCCTACTGGTCCTGCCACCGATGCGCAGCATCGGTCGGATCTCCTACTCGTGGTATCTGTGGCACTGGCCGGTGCTGATATTCGCGCCAATACTCCTGGGCCACTCGTTGGGGCTGGGGGCCAGGCTCAGCGCGGCGCTACTGTCGGCAGGGCTGGCAGTTCTAACGCTGCGATTCATCGAGAACCCACTGCGTTTCGCCCCTACGATCCGCGACTCTGCGGGGCGGAGCCTGTGTTTAGGCGCGATCGCAACTGTTATCGCAGTGTGCGCGGGAGTAGCACTGCTGCGCGTGGTGTCCGTACCGGTCGGGCTCGGCGCACCGGTTGCGCCACTGAACTTCAGCCAATTACCAAGGCCGCAAGCCAACTGGAACGTCGCCGATTACGATGCCGCGGTGCGCCAGGGTTTCGCCGAGGTGCAAGCCGCAGTTGTTGCCTCGGCCGACCTCAAGGTCGTCCCATCCAACCTGGAACCTCCGCTCGCGGACGCGGCAGCCGAACTTGGCGACCTGTACGTCAGCGGCTGTTTGCTTGCCGGTTGGCAGGCCAACCCACACGAATGCGCCGCGGGCGACACCTCGTCACCGACGACGGTGGCCGTTGTCGGCGACTCACACGCCGCCATGTGGAATCAGGCCTTCCGTAAAGTTGCCGACCAGCGGGGCTGGCGACTGGAGATGCTGGTCAAAGCGGGTTGCCCTTTGTTGGATTTGCCCATCCGAAGCCCGCAGTTGCATCGGGAGTACACCGAATGTGAGCAGTGGCGCCCTCAGGTCCTCGACCGGCTGAGGGCCGAGCACCCACGTTTGGTGGTCGTGAACATGTCGCGCCAATACGGCGTTGACTCCGGATACGCTTCCGGTATCGCCTCATACGGTCCGGCGTGGATCGACAGCCTGACAGCTCTGGTGCGGCAGCTGCGCGACACCGGCGCCGAGGTGCTGGTGCTCGGGCCGGTGCCCGATCCCCAGTCAGCGCCCACCTGCCTATCCGCCCACCTCGATGACGCAACGGCGTGCTCGCCCGCAAGAGCGACCGCCGTCAACCAGTCTGGTATCGCCGCCGAGGCGGCGGCGACCAAAGCCGGCGGCGGACAATACGCCGATCTCACCGATCTCTTCTGCACCGTTGACCGTTGCCCGGTCATTGTTGGCAACACCTTGGTCTACGTCGAAAAACACTTGACCATCGAATACGTTCGGCTGTTGACGCCTGTCATGGGCGCTTTGATGGACCGGGCGATCGCCGTGGGCCGGTAG